ATCAACTCTTTTGGAGCAAGGGTTAATAACTCACAACCTATATCTGTAATCAGGATGTCGTCTTCAATTCGAACACCATATTTTCCTTCAATATAAATACCCGGTTCATCTGTCAAGACCATACCCGATTTAATAACCTCTGTCGAAGTTTGACTGAAGTAAGGTTCTTCGTGGATATCAAGCCCGATACCGTGTCCGATACCGTGTGTAAAGTATTCTCCATGGCCCGCTTCTACGATAATATCACGAGGGATTTTGTCAAAGTCACGGAAGCCTAAGCCTGCCTTGGCTTGGTCAATTAAGGCTTGGTTGGCTTTTAGAACTGTATTGTAAATCTCTGCCTGCTCGTCACTGACATGACCGAGGTAGATGGTCCGAGTCATATCGCTGACATAGTGGTCATAAAGGCAGCCAAAGTCCATGGTAATAGCTTCTCCCTGCTCCACTGGTTTGTGCATAGGGTGGGCATGAGGTTTAGAAGAATTGATACCACTAGCTAGGATAGTGTCAAAAGACAAGCCAGACGCTCCCAACTCGCGCATGCGGAAGTCAAGGAAGTTTGCAATTTCAATTTCAGTTTTTCCTGGTTTGATAAAGTCAAGCGCATCGCGAAAAGCTTGGTCTGAGATAGAACAAGCCTTGCGAATCGCTGCAATCTCAGCTTCATCCTTAATCATTCTAAGACCCTCAACAAACTGAGTTTGTGGAAGCAAGTCAATTCCTGCAAAGGCTGCCTGCATACGGTGATAATAAGAGACTGAAATCTCATCTTCGAAACCGATTCGTGAAAGGCCCATGTCTTTCGCAATCTTTGCAATAACAGCCAATTCATCACGGTCTGCTACAATCTCAAACCCACTGGTTTCTTGCTTTGCAGCAATGATATAGCGAGAATCCGTCACCAAGACCTGACGGTCACGACTGATAAAGACTGTTCCATTTGAACCCCAAAAACCTGTCAAATAGTAGACATTTTTAAGGTTGTTGATAATGATTCCATCTAGTTCTTTTTCTTGCATTTTATCGAGAAATGCTTGTACACGTTTATTCATGATGTAACTTTCCTTTCAAATACTGTCCTGTGTAGCTGGCTTCATTGGCCGCTACTTCTTCTGGAGTTCCTGTTGCAATGATGGTTCCACCACCGACACCGCCCTCAGGACCCAAGTCGATGATATGGTCTGCCGTCTTGATAACGTCTAAATTGTGCTCAATTACGAGGACTGTATTGCCATCATCGACAAAGCGAGCTAAAACCTTAAGCAAGCGAGCGATATCCTCGGTATGAAGTCCTGTCGTCGGCTCATCTAGAATGTAGAAAGATTTTCCTGTCGATCGTTTGTGGAGTTCACTAGCCAACTTCATACGCTGGGCTTCTCCTCCAGAAAGGGTGGTAGCTGGCTGTCCTAGCGTGACATAGCCTAATCCCACATCCTTGATGGTCTGAAGTTTGCGTTGAATTTTCGGAATGTGTTGGAAGAACTCTACCGCATCGTTGACGGTCATATCCAAGACCTGCGAGATATTTTTTTCCTTATAGTGAACTTCAAGGGTTTCACTGTTGTAGCGGGTTCCGTGGCAGACCTCACAAGCCACGTAAACATCTGGCAAGAAGTGCATCTCAATCTTGATAATTCCGTCACCTGAGCAGGCTTCACAGCGACCACCCTTGACATTAAAACTGAAACGTCCCTTCTTGTAGCCTCGAATCTTGGCTTCATTTGTCTGGGCAAATAGGTCACGGATGTCGTCAAAAACTCCCGTATAGGTAGCAGGGTTGGACCTTGGCGTCCGTCCGATCGGGCTCTGGTCAATATCAATCAAGCGGTCTACATG
This window of the Streptococcus sp. 116-D4 genome carries:
- a CDS encoding M24 family metallopeptidase, giving the protein MNKRVQAFLDKMQEKELDGIIINNLKNVYYLTGFWGSNGTVFISRDRQVLVTDSRYIIAAKQETSGFEIVADRDELAVIAKIAKDMGLSRIGFEDEISVSYYHRMQAAFAGIDLLPQTQFVEGLRMIKDEAEIAAIRKACSISDQAFRDALDFIKPGKTEIEIANFLDFRMRELGASGLSFDTILASGINSSKPHAHPMHKPVEQGEAITMDFGCLYDHYVSDMTRTIYLGHVSDEQAEIYNTVLKANQALIDQAKAGLGFRDFDKIPRDIIVEAGHGEYFTHGIGHGIGLDIHEEPYFSQTSTEVIKSGMVLTDEPGIYIEGKYGVRIEDDILITDIGCELLTLAPKELIVI